A single window of Gossypium arboreum isolate Shixiya-1 chromosome 13, ASM2569848v2, whole genome shotgun sequence DNA harbors:
- the LOC108450424 gene encoding delta(12)-acyl-lipid-desaturase: MGAGGRMLVDGKKEEKRGSVNRVPIEKPPFTLGQIKQAIPPHCFRRSLLRSFSYVVHDLCLASLFYYIATSYFHFLPQPFSNIAWPVYWVLQGCILTGVWVIAHECGHHAFSDYQWVDDTVGLILHSALLVPYFSWKISHRRHHSNTGSMERDEVFVPKPKSKLSCFAKYLNNPPGRVLSLVVTLTLGWPMYLAFNVSGRYYDRLASHYNPYGPIYTDRERLQVYISDTGIFAVIYVLYKIAATKGLAWLLCTYGVPLLIVNAFLVLITYLQHTHSALPHYDSSEWDWLRGALSTMDRDYGVLNKVFHNITDTHVAHHLFSTMPHYHAMEATKAIKPILGKYYPFDGTPIYKAMWREAKECLYVEPDVGGGGGGSKGVFWYRNKF, encoded by the coding sequence ATGGGTGCCGGTGGTAGGATGCTAGTTGACGGTAAAAAGGAGGAAAAACGAGGCTCGGTCAATCGAGTTCCGATCGAGAAGCCTCCGTTTACGCTCGGTCAGATCAAGCAAGCCATTCCGCCCCACTGTTTTCGCCGCTCCCTCCTTCGATCCTTCTCCTACGTGGTCCATGACCTATGCTTAGCCTCTCTCTTTTACTACATTGCAACATCATATTTTCACTTTCTCCCACAACCCTTTTCCAACATTGCTTGGCCTGTCTATTGGGTTCTCCAAGGTTGCATCCTCACTGGTGTTTGGGTCATCGCACACGAGTGCGGTCACCACGCTTTCAGTGACTACCAATGGGTTGACGACACCGTCGGGTTGATCCTTCATTCCGCCCTTTTAGTCCCGTACTTCTCGTGGAAAATCAGTCACCGTCGTCACCACTCGAACACCGGTTCCATGGAGCGTGACGAAGTATTCGTGCCCAAACCCAAGTCTAAATTATCATGCTTTGCGAAATACTTAAACAATCCACCCGGTCGAGTTCTATCTCTTGTAGTCACATTGACTCTTGGTTGGCCTATGTACTTAGCCTTCAACGTTTCGGGTCGATACTATGATCGATTAGCTTCCCACTATAACCCTTATGGCCCCATTTACACCGATCGCGAGAGGCTACAAGTTTACATCTCCGATACTGGTATATTTGCGGTAATTTATGTACTTTATAAGATTGCTGCAACAAAAGGGCTGGCTTGGCTTTTATGCACTTATGGGGTGCCTCTACTTATTGTGAATGCCTTCCTTGTGTTGATCACCTACTTGCAACATACTCACTCGGCATTGCCGCATTATGACTCGTCCGAATGGGATTGGTTGCGAGGAGCATTGTCGACGATGGATCGAGATTACGGGGTGTTGAACAAAGTGTTCCATAACATCACCGATACGCATGTTGCTCATCACCTCTTCTCAACGATGCCACATTATCATGCAATGGAGGCCACTAAAGCAATCAAACCAATACTCGGCAAGTATTATCCTTTCGACGGGACACCGATTTACAAGGCAATGTGGAGGGAGGCAAAAGAGTGCCTTTACGTTGAGCCTGAcgttggtggtggtggtggtggtagcAAAGGTGTTTTTTGGTATCGTAACAAGTTCTAA